One Bombus pyrosoma isolate SC7728 linkage group LG7, ASM1482585v1, whole genome shotgun sequence genomic window carries:
- the LOC122568902 gene encoding uncharacterized protein LOC122568902, with amino-acid sequence MTDRNENLLLKPTNQLNVQQVPHKSACNWNNNNDIRNNGSTNLIKRDGLTTRDPNYYPRSNSYQRDQTNSNYRLPRKAPIVGWQNGSPTVFPSTPCGTPDPETHDTIDLSRSQSVASSTKYSEIDPDSGNTEDLSSLADERLLQSTPAHTIDRSVESLSPDKETFLTTSPEIGKSKDLSLTDDIEDKIDLLSPGTDCTEDRAPPTPSDNSFLASPNHTIGPAPVNKIELIITTPLPNELRTFQKNGGSNNCRYSETRPIITPNPGYRDDTRDSIDSDSTLEDELANKGKRKPKVPDGGWGWVVVLASLVISMIADGVSFSFGLLYIEFLKEFGASKSKTAWIGSLFMAVPLLSGPIMSALVDRYGCRSMTIVGGLISGIGFVLSSFSNSIEVMYLTFGVIAGLGLGLCYVTAVVSIAYWFDKKRTLAVGLGACGTGIGTFLYAPMTTYFIEEYGWRGTCLLLAGTFFNMIVCGTVMRDPEWWILEQEKQNGATPKKSTTKSECDRSSISPADEFPGVEELRRMLKSGHTPEYLLQILSTTTEGPQTANGDIRFRSVVNLPTFVKHNEKVPVEVLESLSSNPRLYKVILENYPNLLSCRSYSDKMLQDSTGEVGNKSVVTMSMRIKQAPDESKHDNSHATNNVQSGSACNTIKNHITKKISKKDLEEANPLLIKELEYTMSEGRKSKSISKQRIADLSCGVVRTDSLPWLRRQFNTNTHHFKDIRVHRNSVMYRGAALNLHKYRLRASSCPDIYRNSMTTLAKENEEKWYSELVDLLKGMMDFSMFLELHFLFLSLSTILLFTWFIVPYFYLAEHLTRNSYIESDAANLLSIIGITNTIGMIGLGWAGDQPWMNVSKTYTWCLVACGVATILMSTLTPYYNLLMVTSAAFGLFFASSFSFTPVILVELIPLERFTTAYGLSLLCQGIGNLLGPPLAGWIFDVTNSWDLSFCLAGGWIVISGFLVGLIPYTKNRKIWGKGPIEMERERDSIA; translated from the exons ATGACCGATCGTAACGAGAATCTGCTATTAAAACCAACGAATCAACTCAACGTGCAACAGGTACCCCACAAATCTGCCTGCAATTGGAACAACAATAACGATATTCGCAACAACGGCTCGACGAACTTGATCAAAAGAGACGGACTAACTACGAGAGATCCAAATTATTATCCACGATCGAACAGCTATCAGAGAGATCAAACAAATTCGAATTATCGTCTGCCGAGAAAGGCGCCCATCGTTGGCTGGCAAAATGGCAGTCCAACGGTATTTCCAAGCACACCGTGCGGCACACCAGATCCAGAAACGCACGATACGATCGATTTGTCTCGTTCCCAAAGCGTCGCCTCGTCTACGAAATATTCAGAGATCGATCCAGATTCTGGCAACACCGAAGACCTCAGTAGTTTGGCGGACGAAAGACTTCTTCAATCTACACCAGCTCATACCATCGATCGAAGCGTGGAATCATTGTCACCCGATAAGGAAACTTTCTTAACGACATCTCCGGAAATTGGCAAAAGCAAGGATCTAAGTTTGACCGACGATATAGAGGATAAGATCGATCTGCTGAGTCCTGGAACAGATTGCACGGAGGACAGAGCACCACCTACTCCTAGTGACAATAGTTTCCTGGCCTCGCCGAACCATACGATAGGACCTGCCCCTGTCAATAAAATCGAGTTAATAATAACAACCCCGTTACCAAACGAGTTGCGCACATTCCAAAAAAACGGGGGATCCAACAATTGCAGATATTCGGAGACAAGGCCAATAATCACCCCTAATCCTGGCTACAGAGACGACACGAGAGATTCCATCGATTCCGATAGCACTTTAGAAGACGAATTAGCCAacaagggaaaaaggaaacctAAAGTGCCAGATGGTGGATGGGGTTGGGTAGTCGTATTGGCTTCTTTGGTCATCTCCATGATAGCCGATGGAGTTTCCTTCAGTTTCGGCCTTTTGTACATCGAATTCCTTAAAGAATTCGGTGCGTCTAAATCGAAAACAGCCTGGATAGGTTCTCTCTTTATGGCTGTACCACTTTTGTCCGGTCCTATAATGTCGGCCTTAGTAGATCGTTACGGATGTAGGAGTATGACCATCGTAGGTGGCCTGATCTCAGGAATAGGCTTCGTGTTGAGCTCTTTTAGCAATTCCATCGAGGTAATGTATTTGACTTTTGGAGTCATCGCTGGTTTAGGTTTGGGTTTGTGTTACGTCACTGCAGTCGTGAGCATCGCGTATTGGTTCGATAAGAAGCGAACCCTAGCTGTAGGATTGGGCGCCTGTGGCACAGGGATCGGTACCTTCTTGTACGCGCCCATGACCACGTATTTCATCGAGGAATATGGCTGGAGAGGCACTTGCTTGCTGCTAGCAGGCACCTTCTTCAACATGATCGTCTGTGGTACGGTAATGCGCGACCCTGAATGGTGGATCTTGGAACAGGAAAAGCAGAACGGTGCAACCCCGAAAAAGTCGACGACCAAGTCCGAATGCGATAGATCCAGTATCAGCCCTGCAGACGAGTTTCCTGGGGTCGAGGAATTGAGAAGGATGCTGAAGAGCGGACATACGCCGGAGTATTTGTTACAGATTCTCAGCACCACCACGGAGGGTCCACAGACGGCGAACGGTGATATTAGATTTAGAAGCGTGGTTAATCTACCTACTTTCGTGAAGCACAATGAAAAG GTTCCCGTGGAAGTATTAGAATCGCTATCCAGTAACCCGAGACTGTATAAGGTCATTTTGGAGAACTATCCCAACCTTCTATCATGTAGAAGTTATTCGGATAAAATGCTACAAGATTCCACTGGAGAAGTCGGCAATAAGAGTGTCGTCACAATGTCTATGAG GATCAAACAAGCACCTGACGAATCAAAACATGACAATTCACATGCAACGAATAATGTTCAATCAGGATCTGCATGCAACACCATAAAGAATCACATaacgaaaaaaatatctaaaaaagaTTTAGAAGAAGCCAATCCTCTCTTGATCAAAGAACTTGAGTATACA ATGAGCGAAGGACGAAAATCAAAATCGATTTCTAAACAACGCATAGCGGATCTTAGTTGTGGAGTCGTCAGAACGGATTCTCTCCCGTGGTTAAGAAGACAATTTAATACCAATACTCAccattttaaagatattagaGTTCACAGGAACTCGGTCATGTATCGTGGTGCTGCTCTTAATTTGCACAAATACAGATTAAGGGCCAGTAGTTGTCctgatatttatagaaatagtaTGACTACATTAGccaaagaaaacgaagag AAATGGTACAGCGAACTAGTAGACTTACTGAAAGGTATGATGGACTTTTCAATGTTCCTGGAACTGCACTTTTTATTCCTCTCACTGTCAACGATCTTGCTGTTCACTTGGTTTATCGTGCCTTACTTTTATCTTGCCGAGCATCTTACCAGAAACAGTTACATCGAGTCTGATGCTGCGAATCTCCTTAGTATTATCGGCATTACTAATACGATTGGAATG ATTGGTCTTGGATGGGCAGGAGATCAACCTTGGATGAATGTTAGTAAAACCTACACTTGGTGTCTGGTTGCTTGCGGTGTGGCAACGATTTTGATGTCAACGTTAACTCCTTATTATAATCTGCTGATGGTCACCTCGGCAGCGTTCGGTCTCTTTTTTGCGAGTAGCTTTAGCTTTACTCCTGTTATATTGGTAGAGTTGATACCTCTAGAGAGATTCACCACTGCCTACGGCCTTAGTTTACTTTGTCAAGGTATAGGAAACCTTCTTGGTCCACCACTGGCTGGTTGGATATTTGACGTAACGAATTCGTGGGACTTGTCTTTTTGTTTGGCTGGTGGATGGATTGTTATTTCTGGGTTTTTGGTAGGCCTCATTCCGTACACAAAAAATCGAAAGATTTGGGGTAAAGGACCCATCGAAATGGAGCGTGAGAGAGATAGTATAgcttga
- the LOC122568909 gene encoding protein abrupt-like isoform X3 translates to MSGEQFSLVWNSFPRNLSSGLYTLLTDEQLVDVTLAAEGQILRAHKLILSVCSTYFRELFKGNSCKHPIVILKDVNYRDLSAMLHFMYQGEVNIKQEDIASFLKVAETLQIKGLTTETEEKLGETLTKNAGNLDQIFNTENSSINCINSDTNAPTSEEQGQFIQKNQQCKNQLSKDELHSNEFIENTSVSDMCCQQESNSIHNIQDIQNNSSTSIEEEPLDCTADISHIESAKQGPLDYTLDIDTEAGYKTCLPNETLYKPEENLQTKDYVPDMQLVPYNQNTQTHPFGLSNMTGFESEFTYETGCHSKGRRTVKGISNNSLPLETTLRVVSELGPTLRMERGKVIRMYSCPWCLRHFTRKENLKLHVRYIHGPLESLTCRLCGNKYKNSNSLRVHSYLYHNAKRDKPNKPIVDGGA, encoded by the exons atgtCTGGAGAACAGTTTTCCTTAGTTTGGAATAGTTTCCCAAGAAATTTGTCCTCTggattatatacattattaacCGATGAGCAGTTAGTAGATGTAACATTAGCTGCAGAGGGTCAAATACTACGTGCACATAAGTTAATATTGTCAGTTTGTAGTACATACTTCAGGGAATTGTTCAAG GGAAACTCTTGTAAACATCCGATTGTGATTTTAAAAGATGTCAATTACCGTGATCTGTCAGCAATGCTTCACTTTATGTATCAAGGAGAAGTTAACATTAAGCAAGAAGATATTGCTAGTTTTTTGAAAGTTGCAGAAACTTTACAAATAAAAGGTTTAACTACAGAAACAGAAGAG AAACTTGGAGAAACTTTAACAAAGAATGCAGGGAACTTggatcaaatatttaacacaGAAAACAGCagtattaattgtattaattcaGATACAAATGCTCCTACTTCTGAGGAACAAGGACAATTTATACAGAAAAACCAGCAATGCAAAAACCAATTATCAAAAGATGAATTACACAGTAACGAATTTATAGAGAATACAAGTGTCAGTGACATGTGTTGTCAACAAGAATCTAATTCAATTCATAATATAcaagatatacaaaataacaGTTCGACAAGTATAGAAGAGGAACCATTAGACTGCACAGCCGATATAAGTCATATAGAATCAGCAAAGCAGGGACCATTGGATTATACACTTGACATAGACACAGAAGCAGGATATAAAACATGTTTGCCTAACGAGACACTTTATAAACCTGAAGAAAATTTACAGACAAAag ACTATGTACCAGATATGCAATTAGTTCCCTACAATCAGAATACACAAACTCATCCATTTG GTTTAAGTAACATGACTGGTTTTGAAAGTGAATTTACGTACGAAACTGGTTGTCATAGTAAAGGTCGACGAACCGTTAAAGGTATTTCCAACAACAGTTTGCCATTGGAAACAACTTTACGCGTTGTATCCGAACTGGGCCCAACATTACGTATGGAAAGAGGTAAGGTTATTCGAATGTATTCATGTCCATGGTGTCTTCGTCATTTCACGCGTAAGGAAAATCTGAAACTACATGTTCGATATATTCACGGTCCGCTTGAAAGTCTAACATGTAGACTTTGtggtaataaatataaaaacagtaATAGTTTACGTGTACATTCGTATCTGTATCATAATGCTAAGCGCGACAAACCTAATAAGCCAATAGTGGACGGTGGCGCATga
- the LOC122568909 gene encoding protein abrupt-like isoform X2 — protein MVCGNVFVYAKLKRRRKCEYSSKITIHLFKHFQNVLKRKNKETMSGEQFSLVWNSFPRNLSSGLYTLLTDEQLVDVTLAAEGQILRAHKLILSVCSTYFRELFKGNSCKHPIVILKDVNYRDLSAMLHFMYQGEVNIKQEDIASFLKVAETLQIKGLTTETEEKLGETLTKNAGNLDQIFNTENSSINCINSDTNAPTSEEQGQFIQKNQQCKNQLSKDELHSNEFIENTSVSDMCCQQESNSIHNIQDIQNNSSTSIEEEPLDCTADISHIESAKQGPLDYTLDIDTEAGYKTCLPNETLYKPEENLQTKDYVPDMQLVPYNQNTQTHPFGLSNMTGFESEFTYETGCHSKGRRTVKGISNNSLPLETTLRVVSELGPTLRMERGKVIRMYSCPWCLRHFTRKENLKLHVRYIHGPLESLTCRLCGNKYKNSNSLRVHSYLYHNAKRDKPNKPIVDGGA, from the exons ATGGTTTGTGGAAATGTTTTCGTTTACGCGAAACTGAAGAGACGCCGGaagtgtgaatattcatcgaaaattacgatacat ttattcaaacattttcaaaacgttttaaaaagaaagaataaagaaacaatgtCTGGAGAACAGTTTTCCTTAGTTTGGAATAGTTTCCCAAGAAATTTGTCCTCTggattatatacattattaacCGATGAGCAGTTAGTAGATGTAACATTAGCTGCAGAGGGTCAAATACTACGTGCACATAAGTTAATATTGTCAGTTTGTAGTACATACTTCAGGGAATTGTTCAAG GGAAACTCTTGTAAACATCCGATTGTGATTTTAAAAGATGTCAATTACCGTGATCTGTCAGCAATGCTTCACTTTATGTATCAAGGAGAAGTTAACATTAAGCAAGAAGATATTGCTAGTTTTTTGAAAGTTGCAGAAACTTTACAAATAAAAGGTTTAACTACAGAAACAGAAGAG AAACTTGGAGAAACTTTAACAAAGAATGCAGGGAACTTggatcaaatatttaacacaGAAAACAGCagtattaattgtattaattcaGATACAAATGCTCCTACTTCTGAGGAACAAGGACAATTTATACAGAAAAACCAGCAATGCAAAAACCAATTATCAAAAGATGAATTACACAGTAACGAATTTATAGAGAATACAAGTGTCAGTGACATGTGTTGTCAACAAGAATCTAATTCAATTCATAATATAcaagatatacaaaataacaGTTCGACAAGTATAGAAGAGGAACCATTAGACTGCACAGCCGATATAAGTCATATAGAATCAGCAAAGCAGGGACCATTGGATTATACACTTGACATAGACACAGAAGCAGGATATAAAACATGTTTGCCTAACGAGACACTTTATAAACCTGAAGAAAATTTACAGACAAAag ACTATGTACCAGATATGCAATTAGTTCCCTACAATCAGAATACACAAACTCATCCATTTG GTTTAAGTAACATGACTGGTTTTGAAAGTGAATTTACGTACGAAACTGGTTGTCATAGTAAAGGTCGACGAACCGTTAAAGGTATTTCCAACAACAGTTTGCCATTGGAAACAACTTTACGCGTTGTATCCGAACTGGGCCCAACATTACGTATGGAAAGAGGTAAGGTTATTCGAATGTATTCATGTCCATGGTGTCTTCGTCATTTCACGCGTAAGGAAAATCTGAAACTACATGTTCGATATATTCACGGTCCGCTTGAAAGTCTAACATGTAGACTTTGtggtaataaatataaaaacagtaATAGTTTACGTGTACATTCGTATCTGTATCATAATGCTAAGCGCGACAAACCTAATAAGCCAATAGTGGACGGTGGCGCATga
- the LOC122568909 gene encoding uncharacterized protein LOC122568909 isoform X1 codes for MISDEELKTRMDYILEMCSTSLDSQREQDKMLDNIIRITKNALQEQLLTYEPNAIIICILKLLLYYNETYFQTYNMCEWKRRRKCRLTRECYITLLQIYIPQKSKEILETVINTIYENKLWEFETFCFELMCNLLEYGINASSMIHIIWDRIEAPNINIEDTRKIIRILYELLDVYNWPDTYETIVVIERILNLFYISITSAHATVDFLPYATLKKGLEVCIINMVKHVYNDHLLIIVQHMCSWVVEKGMTDEIILEFGSTLEYTAYIHEVTLYEKTLTPKIFPLLMKMIASTNKITNLLGNRVIQYLLDRKGNKMNFNTPKIFFEDTQFDLSIGPCFKEDKLFCKLHREILHDSLLKSIIIHCASRMNLESTYCTICLIAVEVPCGFTAAALVCLLMNLQDVTLKRNKHDEVSYHLHATVIAIMSLLCWIHKAKVFYEYVNKVMMERAQWAPHLNPPIQSQYNFAAHHILWNKPELFFIDWEARYGLWKCFRLRETEETPEV; via the coding sequence atgattaGTGACGAAGAATTGAAAACTAGAATGGATTATATACTTGAAATGTGTTCTACATCTCTAGATTCACAACGCGAACAAGACAAAATGCTTGAcaatataattagaataacAAAAAATGCATTACAAGAGCAGCTGTTGACTTATGAACCAAAcgctattattatatgtattctcAAACTCCTCTTGTATTATAATGAAACTTATTTTCAAACGTATAACATGTGCGAAtggaaacgacgaagaaaatgtcGACTTACGAGAGAATGTTACATTactttattgcaaatatacatTCCTCAAAAGTCTAAGGAAATTCTAGAAACTGTAATTAACacgatttatgaaaataagcTTTGGGAGTTTGAAACCTTTTGTTTTGAACTTATGTGTAATTTATTGGAATATGGTATTAATGCATCATCAATGATTCATATTATATGGGACAGAATCGAAGctccaaatataaatatagaagatacaagaaaaattataagaatattatacgaattattAGATGTTTATAATTGGCCAGATACATATGAAACAATAGTAGttattgaaagaattttaaatcttttttatatttctataactaGTGCACATGCAACTGTTGATTTTTTACCGTATGCAACGCTTAAAAAGGGCTTGGAAGTCTGCATTATTAATATGGTAAAACATGTATATAACGATCATCTTCTGATCATAGTTCAACATATGTGTTCATGGGTTGTTGAGAAAGGAATGACTGATGAAATTATTCTAGAATTTGGTAGTACACTTGAATACACAGCCTACATACATGAAGTAACTCTATATGAAAAGACATTAActccaaaaatatttccattattaatgaaaatgatagcatcgacaaataaaataactaatttATTAGGTAACAGAGTTATTCAATATTTGCTTgatagaaaaggaaataaaatgaattttaatacacCTAAGATATTTTTCGAAGATACTCAATTTGATCTCAGCATAGGTCCATGTTTTAAAGAAGATAAGCTATTCTGTAAACTTCACAGAGAAATTTTGCATGATAGCCTTCTAAAAAGTATCATAATTCATTGTGCATCTCGTATGAATTTAGAATCAACATATTGTACGATATGTCTGATTGCTGTAGAGGTACCATGTGGATTTACAGCAGCAGCTCTAGTTTGTCTTTTAATGAATTTGCAAGATGTAACTTTGAAGCGAAATAAACATGATGAAGTATCTTATCATTTACATGCGACAGTGATAGCAATTATGTCTCTTTTATGTTGGATTCATAAAGCTAAagtattttacgaatatgtGAATAAAGTAATGATGGAAAGGGCACAATGGGCTCCACATCTAAACCCCCCTATTCAATCTCAATATAATTTCGCAGCACATCATATACTTTGGAACAAGCCAGAATTGTTTTTTATAGATTGGGAAGCTCGTTATGGTTTGTGGAAATGTTTTCGTTTACGCGAAACTGAAGAGACGCCGGaagtgtga
- the LOC122568908 gene encoding uncharacterized protein LOC122568908, whose product MATFYLLDILGISLLLHLSFSILLLVILVPFMLLVYPVLKWLRKGWIRFVKWKYPNVVVVEENNIRTILDQFRNHGICTLLIQSRSIAEGIRGHLVHLTTSRRFLRAGLSTRWGLYVWKDLDYFSVDNHLLNSPCSFRGRPITEFNIQDYVSDLTSKFFPFGQPPWQVHVINCLLRGEEYQICLVRVHHLLLQQEHLALADFLPLRYSTDSWACQEADSPFTNLYSEPSALPKLYQKLTESFSNYWNEFLYNNDPNERPEILKKQIGILQCLKIAVIVLVSSVKEMTRQYRKGEGPRFLDILSILQREASKRNVGHTVFLHALLKSLNPLQFFYDAILWCWYLAVVITLKTPILLIRELQALKSRHKHYHSDTLTSMLWCYVPLIYQATMEAVSIAWIAIKAPKTIFEELFLKHPQANRLQITSPCGRKVVAWSEEIKLDVLRKISSMTGATEAEVLLAATVDSLKEYFRHSGVRIPDDVLATGKFVEQRAIFLRNHQARGTLCLALPTKTPLFEDDLVEILQVIQKNVREARAKQSAMYAITAAEESCGLISSCLPSLLLKVMLNQLTRKYSLSLTHVNGDVPVEGVDAMMYWRPPQGNCNMSITLHRYGSGVRLGVMGDALIGPEHAVITRTFPKSMENLANVVGVPRIPSRNSTPSPVNPSTSPGH is encoded by the exons ATGGCGACGTTCTATCTCTTGGACATCCTTGGAATTTCATTGCTGTTGCACTTGAGCTTTAGTATATTGCTACTGGTCATTTTGGTGCCTTTTATGCTACTCGTTTATCCGG TGTTAAAATGGTTAAGAAAGGGTTGGATACGTTtcgtaaaatggaaatatccAAACGTGGTCGTGGTGGAAGAGAACAACATTCGAACGATCCTGGATCAATTTCGAAATCAC GGGATTTGTACTTTGCTGATTCAAAGTCGCTCGATCGCAGAAGGTATTCGCGGCCACTTGGTACATCTGACTACATCCAGAAGGTTTCTTCGCGCAGGATTATCTACGAGATGGGGTCTTTACGTATGGAAGGATCTTGATTATTTCTCCGTGGATAATCACTTGTTAAATTCACCGTGTTCCTTCAGAGGTCGACCCATCACAGAGTTCAACATTCAG GACTATGTGAGCGATCTCACGTCGAAATTCTTTCCATTCGGACAACCACCGTGGCAGGTGCACGTAATAAACTGTCTTCTTCGTGGAGAGGAGTACCAAATCTGTCTGGTGAGGGTTCATCATCTGCTCCTTCAACAAGAACACCTAGCGTTGGCCGACTTCCTTCCATTGAGATATTCTACCGACAGTTGGGCGTGTCAGGAAGCGGACTCTCCTTTCACGAATCTTTACTCAGAGCCATCGGCACTTCCCAAACTTTATCAGAAACTCACGGAGAGCTTCAGTAATTATTggaacgaatttttatacaataacgATCCAAACGAGAGACCAGAAATCCTAAAGAAGCAGATTGGTATTCTTCAATGCTTGAAAATCGCTGTCATCGTTTTAGTTTCTTCGGTGAAAGAGATGACAAG ACAGTACAGGAAAGGAGAGGGACCCAGATTTCTCGACATTCTCTCTATCTTACAGCGAGAAGCCAGTAAACGAAACGTCGGTCATACCGTCTTTCTACACGCTCTACTAAAATCTTTGAACCCTCTGCAATTCTTCTACGATGCCATTCTATGGTGCTGGTATCTAGCAGTCGTTATAACTCTGAAAACGCCGATATTACTTATCCGAGAGTTACAAGCTTTGAAATCACGTCACAAACATTATCATTCGGATACCCTGACTTCTATGTTATGGTGCTACGTTCCTTTAATATATCAAGCCACCATGGAAGCGGTTTCCATCGCGTGGATTGCTATAAAGGCGCCGAAGACAATTttcgaagaattatttctGAAGCATCCGCAAGCCAATCGACTTCAAATTACGTCTCCTTGCGGACGAAAAGTAGTTGCTTGGTCAGAGGAGATCAAACTCGATGTTCTTCGAAAAATCTCGTCTATGACAGGAGCGACAGAGGCGGAAGTTTTATTAGCCGCTACCGTAGATTCTCTTAAGGAATACTTTCGTCATTCTGGCGTTAGAATACCGGACGATGTGCTCGCCACTGGCAAATTTGTCGAACAGAGGGCCATATTTCTACGGAATCACCAAGCTAGAGGCACTTTGTGTCTTGCGCTTCCTACAAAAACTCCGCTATTCGAAGATGATCTGGTGGAAATCTTACAG GTTATTCAGAAAAATGTGCGCGAGGCAAGAGCAAAACAAAGTGCAATGTACGCCATAACGGCAGCTGAAGAGTCTTGCGGATTGATTTCCTCCTGTTTGCCGTCGTTACTGCTCAAAGTGATGTTAAATCAGTTAACGAGAAAGTATTCCCTCTCCTTGACACACGTCAACGGAGATGTGCCCGTAGAAGGCGTCGACGCTATGATGTATTGGCGACCCCCTCAAGGCAACTGCA ATATGTCGATAACCCTACACAGGTACGGAAGCGGTGTGCGGCTAGGTGTGATGGGCGACGCGTTAATTGGCCCTGAACACGCCGTTATCACGAGGACTTTCCCGAAAAGCATGGAGAATCTCGCGAACGTAGTTGGAGTTCCTAGAATTCCCAGCAGAAACTCAACTCCGAGTCCAGTTAATCCGAGCACTTCACCGGGACATTAA